In Phaseolus vulgaris cultivar G19833 chromosome 3, P. vulgaris v2.0, whole genome shotgun sequence, the sequence atatatttattatttgacATAAACAGGATAACTTTACaggttatttttatattttcattcaatAATTTAGTATTTTACTTAGagtgaataatttattttctatatattaagttttgtattattatattgAATAGTTACAAAACAATGTTCTTAATAgaagaatataaaaatatatggtaaacaatattataatttaaagttaataaatattttttttgcataaaGAGTTATATTTATGTGAactaaaaatgtatttaaattaaatatagagTGTTATAGCGtaataaatatttgttagatactattaaataaagaaaagaagaggAAAAGGAAAAGCAATGACGATGTTAAGCACACCTAAAGTTCAAATTCCACTTTATTGACCTTCTTGACAATGACACTGAAATTGCAACGTGTTGTTGGAGCAATTGAACAGCAATGAAAGGAAGACTTGtcttaaaagaaagaagaagaagaactcGTGATACATATCATTCTTGTTTCTTCTACAACCCACCTTTTCAAGTATTGGTTTCCCTTCTCATAGACCCAAACAATTCAAATGTTTACACCACACCAAAGTCAATGTTTGTTGCACACTATTATATTACATTACCTCACCTGATGCATGCAGTGAGAAGGGCCCGGGCCCATCATCAGAGACGCGTGTTCGGGCCACACCCACtcaccaaaaaaaaaactaagaatatATTCAAAACcgaaaataatttgaaaacataTAAAGTTGTATTAAATGAAGTTATTTCAGAGCCAAACTTGGTTGCATTTAATAATCTCACTTAATTTGAATGCGATTATCTTGCAAGATATATGAGTGCCTATTAAAGTGataaatagatatttttttgtggcttaaaaataaataatttgcaATATTTAAACAATAAGTGGAGAATACGAGAGGGCGTTGGCACCAAAAattagagaaagaaaagaataataaaaaaaaaatggagaaaTGAATTAGGGCAAGGTAAGAAAAGGTTGGAGATTTTGAAGGTCGAAATTGATTCCAGGGGTGTGGGAAGTGTGTcctaataacaaaatattaaaatatatccAAAATATGTGCACCTTCCCACGCCTCCCATTTCAGGCGTCCACTGAGTCCTTTTCACTTCACCCTTTTCCTCCTCTTCCTTCTTCCTTCTTCCTTCTTCCTTCTTCCTTCTTCTTCGTTCAAGGtttgtttcttcttctattCACCTTTCTGCTATTCTCCTCGATTTCGTGgaaaaaataaacaagaaaaaacagagaaaaaccGTCTTACCGATTTCGATTTCCTGTAGAGTTTGGTTGAGAAAAACAGAAATAGCAATTCGGATACCGGTAATTGGATTCCGTTGTTTAGGTCTCAGGCTACATATTGGATTTCCTGTGTTAGGATtcgtttttctttctctttcattgtttttctttttcttttgcaaCAAGAGAAGATTATTTTTAGGTTAGAATTGTGCGAACATttctttttttctgttttcGGTGTATTTTAGGGAGAGTATAGGGCATTATATTAGGTTAGGGATTTTCTGTTTGTTTGATCTTTTTGCCGCCTGAATTTTAGTGCCTTTGCGTATGATCTTGTCgatttttaaatttctatccATTAGATTTAATTATGCATAATTGAAAATTGCCTGAATTTTAGTGTCTTTGCGTATGTTCTTGTcgatttttaaatttatatctattGGATTTAATTATGCATAATTGAAAATTGCGTTGAATTGGCCTGAAAACGGTCTTAATTCATGATTATTCCTGTTTTAACGTCCATGTGTCGTTTTGATATGATTTTGTACAGCCATGCCGACCTTTACTGCCATAGCATTTGATAGATTGATAGAGCCTGGAGCTTCGAAACCTTCTTATAAATCTGCTCCGGTGCCGATGCCTGTCCCAACGAAGCTCCATAGGCGAAGTAGTGAACCGCCAGTGGCAAAGAAGCCCGCTCCTCGTCCTCAATTAAAGCCAGCACTCTATGCCACACCTGAGGTGACGCCGCTTCCAGATGCGCCCTCTTCGTTCCCTCCTTCTCCGTACATTGTGAATCACAAACGCCGTGGCCCGCGCTTGATGAAAAGTTCTTCTGAGGCCAATGTACAGGCCAAGGAGAAGGATATTGATGATCCAAATGCTAATGGTAAGAGCAATGATTCTGTGGTTGCCTTTTCTGACGTTGATCTCAAAGTCAATTCTACCAAGGCCGAATCTGTTATTGCTAAGGAGGTGCAGGTGAATGGTGCACATGATACTGGCCTTAGTAGCAACAATGGTTGTGACCCTGGGCACAGACATAGGGAAAGTGAAAGTAGTGGCGTTCTTAATGGGCCACATATGGATAAAGTAGTGGCGTTGAATTTGGAAAGAGCTGGTGAGTGTGAAGACTTTTTTGATCCAAATGATTCAATGAGTATAAAAAGTTGCACAGATGGTGAGGATAATACAGGCATGGAACTAGCATTGAAGCGGGCTGAATTTTTTGATGCTTGGGAAGGTAAGTTGAGCTAGTTTCACTGACAATTATTTCTGCGGAATTGATTTTAGCATGTAGACAAATACAACCATAGGGGTGTGCTCTATAGAGTTTGAAATCGGGTGTAATGTGTAGGaccatttttcttttcattttattattgttattttataacttttgatTTCCATTTTTCCGTCTTTTCTTCATGTTACTGTGTGTGGTCGTTGCTGCAGTGATAAAATGATATCTTGGTTATCCATCGATTTCTCAGTTTTAGTGCATACATGGAATGATAATTAGATGTGAGGAAGAGGATCAGTATATTTCTTGGAAATATTTCATGATATAAACAATATTGGCTCTTTTCTTCCTGTAGAACTCTCATCTGACAGCGGGACTCAAAATTCTCACCGTGATATGGAATCTGATTTGCGTGAAATAAGGTTGAGTCTATTGATGGAGATAGAGAAGAGGAAACAAGTTGAAGAATCCCTTAACAGCTTGCAAAGCCAGTGGGAGAGACTTAGACAAGGGTTATCTCATGTGGGAATTGTTTTGCCTACCAACCTTACATCTGAGGGTGAACAGCTGAGTTCTGATCCTATGGAAGATGTCTTTCAGCAACTTTACATTACTAGGTTCATATCAAACAGCATTGGAA encodes:
- the LOC137808404 gene encoding uncharacterized protein isoform X2, whose protein sequence is MPTFTAIAFDRLIEPGASKPSYKSAPVPMPVPTKLHRRSSEPPVAKKPAPRPQLKPALYATPEVTPLPDAPSSFPPSPYIVNHKRRGPRLMKSSSEANVQAKEKDIDDPNANGKSNDSVVAFSDVDLKVNSTKAESVIAKEVQVNGAHDTGLSSNNGCDPGHRHRESESSGVLNGPHMDKVVALNLERAGECEDFFDPNDSMSIKSCTDGEDNTGMELALKRAEFFDAWEELSSDSGTQNSHRDMESDLREIRLSLLMEIEKRKQVEESLNSLQSQWERLRQGLSHVGIVLPTNLTSEGEQLSSDPMEDVFQQLYITRFISNSIGRGIARAEMEMEMEAQLELKNFEIARLLERLHCYETMNREMSQRNQEAVEMARRERQRRSRRQRWIWGSITTTLALGTAAIVLSYLPVGRGSTAAAHDPVREHDDAAN
- the LOC137808404 gene encoding uncharacterized protein isoform X1: MCTFPRLPFQASTESFSLHPFPPLPSSFFLLPSSFFFVQAMPTFTAIAFDRLIEPGASKPSYKSAPVPMPVPTKLHRRSSEPPVAKKPAPRPQLKPALYATPEVTPLPDAPSSFPPSPYIVNHKRRGPRLMKSSSEANVQAKEKDIDDPNANGKSNDSVVAFSDVDLKVNSTKAESVIAKEVQVNGAHDTGLSSNNGCDPGHRHRESESSGVLNGPHMDKVVALNLERAGECEDFFDPNDSMSIKSCTDGEDNTGMELALKRAEFFDAWEELSSDSGTQNSHRDMESDLREIRLSLLMEIEKRKQVEESLNSLQSQWERLRQGLSHVGIVLPTNLTSEGEQLSSDPMEDVFQQLYITRFISNSIGRGIARAEMEMEMEAQLELKNFEIARLLERLHCYETMNREMSQRNQEAVEMARRERQRRSRRQRWIWGSITTTLALGTAAIVLSYLPVGRGSTAAAHDPVREHDDAAN